One Ricinus communis isolate WT05 ecotype wild-type chromosome 7, ASM1957865v1, whole genome shotgun sequence genomic region harbors:
- the LOC8285881 gene encoding aquaporin SIP1-1 isoform X1, whose translation MGVIKSAVGDAVLTSMWVFIAPFLGVLTSIIASYVGIEPRSVPALFITINLATLRLLTFSFIGALLGGASFNPNTTVSLYAAGLKSDMSLVSMAVRFPAQAAGGAGGATAMKILQALPRKYHHMLKGPTLNVDLHTGAVVGFLYCLALLLVMTKGPKNFLLKIWLLAWARAVVGGEKSGTLMNPANAYGWAYVNNLHNTWEFFHVYWFCPFIGATLAAWNFRLLFKASAKHKQA comes from the coding sequence ATGGGTGTGATCAAATCAGCAGTGGGAGATGCAGTTTTAACATCCATGTGGGTGTTTATCGCCCCTTTTCTTGGTGTTTTGACATCCATCATAGCTTCATATGTTGGCATTGAACCCAGATCAGTACCAGCACTTTTTATAACTATAAATTTAGCTACTCTTCGTCTTTTAACATTCAGTTTCATAGGTGCTCTTCTGGGAGGTGCAAGTTTCAATCCCAACACAACTGTGTCACTATATGCAGCTGGCCTCAAATCAGATATGTCTCTCGTGTCTATGGCTGTGAGATTTCCAGCTCAAGCAGCTGGTGGGGCAGGTGGTGCCACTGCCATGAAAATCTTGCAAGCACTGCCAAGAAAGTACCATCATATGCTTAAGGGTCCAACTTTAAATGTGGACTTGCATACAGGAGCAGTAGTAGGTTTCTTGTATTGCCTTGCTTTGCTTCTTGTTATGACTAAGGGACCCAAGAATTTCTTGTTGAAGATATGGTTGCTGGCTTGGGCTAGAGCTGTTGTTGGTGGGGAAAAAAGCGGTACTCTAATGAACCCTGCTAATGCTTATGGATGGGCTTATGTAAATAATTTGCATAATACTTGGGAGTTCTTTCATGTGTATTGGTTTTGCCCCTTCATTGGAGCAACTCTGGCTGCTTGGAATTTTCGTTTATTGTTTAAAGCTTCTGCTAAGCATAAGCAAGCTTGA
- the LOC8285881 gene encoding aquaporin SIP1-1 isoform X2 — protein MGVIKSAVGDAVLTSMWVFIAPFLGVLTSIIASYVGIEPRSVPALFITINLATLRLLTFSFIGALLGGASFNPNTTVSLYAAGLKSDMSLVSMAVRFPAQAAGGAGGATAMKILQALPRKYHHMLKGPTLNVDLHTGAVVGFLYCLALLLVMTKGPKNFLLKIWLLAWARAVVGGEKSEITATRLQEEEMLVELVQISSL, from the exons ATGGGTGTGATCAAATCAGCAGTGGGAGATGCAGTTTTAACATCCATGTGGGTGTTTATCGCCCCTTTTCTTGGTGTTTTGACATCCATCATAGCTTCATATGTTGGCATTGAACCCAGATCAGTACCAGCACTTTTTATAACTATAAATTTAGCTACTCTTCGTCTTTTAACATTCAGTTTCATAGGTGCTCTTCTGGGAGGTGCAAGTTTCAATCCCAACACAACTGTGTCACTATATGCAGCTGGCCTCAAATCAGATATGTCTCTCGTGTCTATGGCTGTGAGATTTCCAGCTCAAGCAGCTGGTGGGGCAGGTGGTGCCACTGCCATGAAAATCTTGCAAGCACTGCCAAGAAAGTACCATCATATGCTTAAGGGTCCAACTTTAAATGTGGACTTGCATACAGGAGCAGTAGTAGGTTTCTTGTATTGCCTTGCTTTGCTTCTTGTTATGACTAAGGGACCCAAGAATTTCTTGTTGAAGATATGGTTGCTGGCTTGGGCTAGAGCTGTTGTTGGTGGGGAAAAAAGCG AGATTACAGCAACAAGGTTACAAGAGGAGGAGATGTTGGTGGAGTTAGTGCAAATTTCCTCTCTTTAA